One window of Chrysemys picta bellii isolate R12L10 unplaced genomic scaffold, ASM1138683v2 scaf2016, whole genome shotgun sequence genomic DNA carries:
- the LOC135980157 gene encoding olfactory receptor-like protein COR8 produces the protein MAEGNHSMVTQFILLGLTDRQELQIPLFAAFLVIYVLTLVGNLGMIVLIRVDSRLHSPMYFFLSNLSVVDLCYSSVFAPRMLVNFLVGSKSISYSACIAQHFSFVVFVTTEGFLLAVMAYDRYVAICNPLLYTAVMSKRVCIHLVASSYVGGLVNSLTHTCGLLRLSFCGPNIINHYFCDTNPLLKLACSDNHINEILLVTFSGVIAMSTLLFVIISYLYILFSILRIRSAKGRRKAFSTCASHLTAVTMFYGPVSLSHIQPSSSYSLEQEKISAVFYTLVVPMLNPLIYSLRNKEVKDALKRVIDWKNIPS, from the coding sequence ATGGCTGAGGGCAATCACAGCATGGTGACCCAGTTCATACTCCTGGGGCTGACGGATCGTCAGGAGCTGCAGATACCCCTCTTCGCGGCGTTCCTGGTGATCTACGTTCTTACGCTGGttgggaatcttgggatgattgtATTGATCAGGGTTGATTCCCGACTCCattcccccatgtacttcttcctcagtaaCCTGTCTGTGGTTGACCTCTGCTACTCCTCAGTCTTCGCTCcaaggatgctggtgaatttcttaGTGGGGAGTAAAAGCATTTCTTACTCTGCCTGTATTGCCCAACACTTCTCTTTTGTCGTGTTTGTGACCACAGAAGGGTTCCTGCTGGCCGTGATGGCATACGACCGCTATGTAGCCATTTGTAACCCTCTGCTCTACACCGCTGTTATGTCTAAGAGAGTCTGTattcatctagtggccagctcataTGTAGGGGGGCTCGTGAACTCACTGACCCACACATGTGGCTTGCTGAGGTTGTCGTTCTGTGGgcccaacatcatcaatcattactTTTGTGACACTAACCCATTGCTGAAGCTTGCCTGCTCTGATAACCACATCAATGAGATTTTGCTTGTAACGTTCTCTGGAGTTATTGCCATGTCCACCCTCCTGTTTGTCATAATCTCTTATCTGTACATCCTCTTCTCTATCCTGAGGATCCGCTCCGCCaagggcaggcgcaaagccttctcaacctgtgcctctcatctgacAGCTGTCACCATGTTCTATGGACCTGTGAGCTTAAGCCACATACAACCCAGTTCCAGCTACTCACtggaacaggagaaaatctctgctgtgttttataccctggtggtccccatgttgaaccccttgatctacagcctgaggaacaaggaggttaagGATGCTCTTAAGAGGGTGATAGACTGGAAAAACATTCCCAGCTAA